TCGAACTGTGCATTCTTACGCACCTGTCACAGGATCGGCAGCTAATGGCGGCACTGGGTGCTACCAATGGAAGTGATCGCACGGAATGCAAAGACGTGTTCCGGGCGCTAGCGGCTTGCTGGAACCACTTCGAAAGCGAATCGGATGTGAGCGAAGAACTGCGAAACCGCACAAAGGCAATCGTTTATGGTGTAATCTACGGTATGGGCGTACGATCGATGGCAGCTGAATTACAGCTCGATGAGGATGCGGCACGAACGCTGATGGAACAATTCCACTCCACCTACCCGGAGATACGACGCTACATCGAGCGTGTCATACGATTGACCCGTCAACTGGGATACATTGAAACGCTAACCGGACGGCGAAGGCATTTGCCAGCCATTTCCAGCGACAATGCTCGCGAACGGGCGGAAGCAGAGCGTCAGGCGGTGTGCACCACAATCCAAGGTTCGGCAGCCGACATTCTAAAGAACGCGATCGTGCGCATGAGGCGTAATTTGGGCAAATATCGAAATGTATTAGATTTAGGCGAGATCCGGCTAGTATTGCACATGCATGATGAACTGATATATGAGGTTCCAGGCAAACAGCTACCCAAGGTAGCGAAAATACTAAAATCTAGCATGGAGAACTGCGCCAAACTTAGCGTGCCGCTTAGAGTAAAGTTAAAAGCCGGCTCCAGCTGGGGTACGCTTAAAGACCTTTCGTTCTGACGATAGTGAAACGAGCAGGGTATTGGTCGGTAGAGTGCATCAAGCCCTTACAAAGTATTAAGCCCTTACAAATACCACCATTAAAGGTGCGATCCAAAGCGTCAAGAAGTAGCAATTAACAACCAATTTATtgtgaataaaacaattccaccGTGAAATGTTCTGCTAATCAGAAGAGCATTTGTTAACAGATTTCTTATTCTTATATGGTAGGGTAAGTGTACCAATTGTTGTGCTATCGTCGGAAAAATGGATAATATGAAAAAACCAGGATGATTTGCAGtcccaaaaaaatttcttcacatTAATTAACAGATTTCCTTATTTTCCCATACGTTTCATTAATTTCATAAGcttatttttcgaaaaatcacgatttttagttttgctgtCAAAAAATCTGCAATATCTTAACGATTGTCTAAAACatgaccatttttttgttttcaatttttaatgaaactagAGCCCAAAATCGAcatcaaaaaattttaaaaactggTTTATGGCTCACGTAAGCTAGAACCACATCGTTTTTGATAATTAAATCATACGAAATACATTATTTATCGTATTCAAAAATAGCACAACAATTGGTGTATGGAAAACCGGAATGCACCAATTGTTGTGCTATTTTCATGTTGGTTGTTTGTGCTGTCGTAATTCACTGATAAACAAAGTGCGTGTATTGGAGATAAGCATATTGACTTTCGGCAacctttattttgttaaaatgagtaaattaaacaataataacagaATTATTACATTGTTTAttcactacaaaaaaaactagttttaACTGATACTTTGCACACACAGCCTACTGCCATCATTTTATGCTGACTTCACAAATTTCTgtcaaatcaaaccaaaatttGCCTTTCTAAACCACGATTTTAAAATCAGTAAAAAACGTGTTTATTCTATATTTTTGAGTGATATTAGTTATCACAAGTTCCTAAAAAACATTAAGTTTCCTTATTATACCCATTAGCTTGAGTGAAATCAATTCAAATGGTGATTTATACTAGCACAACAATTGGTGCATTGAAGAGGTTTACGAAAATGACTATAACTTTTGATTTAAATGttcaaattacaaaatttaaaaacgaaaatacgTAAAAAACGTGTGTCTATCGATTGGACTCTTGTTTACGAATTTTAGTTAAGCAGTTTTGCCACAAACGTAGTTCTTGTGACAACGCTGTACAAACTCGTCCATAATTGGTACACTTACCCTATctggaaagaaatattaagCTATTTTGTTAATCGTGTTGATAAAAACGTTTATGTATTTCTTTCATGATGATACGCAGTATTGAGAAAAGGGTTCGATAAAGAATTTCTAATTAGTAGAACATTTCACGTTCTAtgggaaatttttttattgtaaaaagaCCGGAAAAAGCGTctatttttttacgttttgcgCCGCATTTTTTACGGCTGCTGCTCGCTGTTCTTTGGTGTGATTGGAAGGAAGATTGTGAACGGCTTCCTTGATCGCGTTAGCTGTTGCTTGTTGCTTGTCCATCTTCGATTGGATTTCGGTCCCCTTCCGTATAGCTTCCAGTAACTGTGACACAGTAGTGCTTTGATCGCTTGTTTGGGAGTTTGTAATTGTTATGTACGTAATTTGGTAGAACCACTTTTATTAACAAGAGATCAGCAAGGAAACGAAACACTAGCAAGAATGTACGTCCGTCGTGAGCGTGAGGGAACGGTCGAGTGTCGCTTCGGTCCGTGCGACTACGATCCGAACGGTGGCCACTCATCTACACGATAACGCTAGATTATCGGTGAGTGCCTCGGGGATCGCCTCGGATGCTGCATGGGTGCTCAACACAACAGTAATGAAGTCACGACTGTTGCACTTGCTTTTTATACTAAAATCTTGTTTAGAATCACACGGAAAAGGTTGCAATGCGTTGGAAATCGACAGTTTAGCTCCTAATACCCTATGCTTCATACTTTGTAATGTAATTAGTAGTTTATAAAGAAACGGAGTCattacgaaacaaaataagacGTGTATAAAACTATACAATGTATCATATTTGTTTGATGAAAGACGCATTCTTAAATAGGGTATACTTAGTTGTGATCCGAATTTGTTCATTTCCCATTGCCCGTCTGTTTCTTGTTTGGATCTTTACCCACATTCGATGCTTGTGCTACAGGCAACTGTTTGTGTCCCACAACTTTGTAAGGGCGAAAGGAAAAGGATTCGCAATTTTTGCGATTGCGGAACTTGGCTATCGAAAGTAAGCCCAACACTGTTCATCTTCTACATGGGCTGTAGTTTATACTAATATATGCTCGAAGGCAACTAATACAAAGCATCTAGCATTGAGGATGTTGATCAAACAACCATTTGGGCTACGTCAAATTTCTCATCTTGTATGCTTTACGGGATAGTAGAATGATGTGATCGAATATGAATTTAGTATCACAGTGTCttacaatgctttaaacataTTTCCGCTCCATCATCAAACGTAGATATATATCCATCGTTGTCCTTCTCGTTGCccgtttttatatttttttttgcagtgccTCAGCTTGAGGAAGGACTTAATCTCACGAATGAAGCATTCAAGGCAAAGTTTGGACGTGATAAGCCCAGCCCAAGCACGGAAGTGATATTTCACTGTAAGATGGGTGGACGAGCGCAAAAGGCGACGGATCTTGCTTCGAGTCTTGGTTTTATCAAGTATGTAGTCGTACTGTAAAAAGAGTGATAACGCGATCGCATCTCTACATAAGCCGCATGTAGTTCATGATGCTTTGGAATTCATCTTAAGTTTTGcctttgggttttttggtagCTTTATCTTTGGTTTTGGTTCTATTATATTctgtttgaatgaaaatataacgcacattaaatatttacttgTTTTTTACTTGGTTTCAGCGCCCGTAACTACAAGGGATCTTGGACGGAGTGGACCGCAAAACAGGGCAAGTGATATGAATAGCTCAATCCCAACACGAGATTGCGAACAAAACATTCCCAGTTAACAGTTGATGGCTTAATAAATCCCAATCTCAACTATACGTCATTCCACAACTTTTTAAACAACGTAAGGAAATGTTTGCGATGACAATTTCTTGGATAAgatttttattggaaattaattcttctattcttttttggtGTATAACCTTTTGTTTGAGCACATACGGCTATCAGTTGACGTTCCTAAGATAAATAGAAGTAGTTGTGCACTCCTGCAGATCCTGCAGATTAACCAAGGAAGGTATGGGAAGCTGGATTCATTAGTCGTACCGTGGGATTATCTcgcagagaagaagaagaaaattttactttatttggTGAAAGAAtcgctttgtttaaattaccTCTGGAAACCTTTTTGTAGTCCGACTAACCAACACGATTAACAAAATAGcttaatatttctttccagGCACCATATAAGAAtaagaaatttattaaatggtTTTCTAATTAGTAGAACATTTCACGTTCTACGGGAatagttttattgaaaaaaagagcgaaaaaaagcgCTTCTACTTTTTGACGCTTTGAATCGCATCGTTAACGACGGCAGCTCGCTCTTCTTTGGTGTGATTCGCAGGAAGATTGCGAACGCCTTCCTTGATCGCGTCAGCTTTTGCTTGTTGCTTGTCCATTTTCGATTGGCTTTCGATCCTCTTCTGTATAGCTTCCAGTAACTGTGACACAGTAGTGCTTTGATCGCTTGTTTGGGGGTTTGTAATGAAGTCACGACTGTTGCACTtgctttttatattaaaatctTGCTTAGAATCACACGGAAAAGGTTGCAATGCGTTGGAAATCGACTGTTTAGCTCCTCATACCCTGTGCTACATACTTTGTAATGTAATTAGTAGTTTATAAAGAAACGAAGTCattacgaaacaaaataagacGTGTATAAAACTATACAATGTATcatatttgtttgattaaaGACGCATTCTTAAATAGAGTATACTTAGTTGTGATCCGAATTTGTTCATTTGCCATTGCCCGTCTGTTTCTTGTTTGGATCTTTACCCACATTCGATGCTTGTGCTACAGGCAACTGTTTGTGTCCCACAACTTTGTAAGGGCGAAAGGAAAAggtttcgcatttttttttcccaTGAAGCCTATTTGAAATCAACAATTTCCTTTCAATACAAAAGTCTTGCAATAAGATTAAGTGTGGTCGTATGATGATAAACGAACGGATGTCTGAAAAGTAAATACATTTCACACGACTTTGTTGGTGcatttttgatacatttttgcaGATATTATTGTTCGAGTTCGTTCGATTATGTGTTTGATTGAAGATAAACATCTGGCACGTCTGGctgtgctttttgttgttgcccaaGACCATTCTTTATGCAGTTTCTTTGTTTAGAAGGCATACATGCTGGAATTGTACATTGTATTTatgaattaaattacttttcattCTGTGGAAATTATAGCATGAATTCTTATAGGATAGAAAAATCATGAGATGTTACTTGCTTGTATGAATAATACTTTCAAGAATAGGTATTTAATAGCTTGTTAAGGCCGTTTGCATTTCGTTTAGTTTGGCATGATTTAATAGCTAGgtatatcaatttaaaactgcaaaacaaaaggacTAAACTTGTTATCAAATTACGTTAGTCCGTTTAAATGTTGCCAAAGTTTAGAATATATTTGTTGTGTGAatcatatttgttttactttatcaCAGAATCACAGAATGATCTTTTAACCAGGCATGGCAGTTTCAAGTGATATTAAATACGATACAATGTCGTTCGTGGGACACAAACAGTTGCCTGTAGTACAACCATCGAATCGAATGGGAAAGATTCAAACAAGAAACAGACGGGCAATGGCAAATGAACAAATTCGGATCACAACTAAGTATACTCTATTTAAGAATGCGTCtttaatcaaacaaatatgATACTTTGTATAACTTTATACACgtcttattttgtttcttaatgACTTAGTTTCTTTATAAACTACTAATTACATTACAAAGTATGTAGCACAGGGTATGAGGAGCTAAACAGTCGATTTCCAACGCATTGCAACCTTTTCCGTGTGATTCTAAGCAagattttaatataaaaagcaAGTGCAACAGTCGTGACTTCATTACAAACCCCCAAACAAGCGATCAAAGCACTACTGTGTCACAGTTACTGGAAGCTATACAGAAGAGGATCGAAAGCCAATCGAAAATGGACAAGCAACAAGCTAAAGCTGACGCGATCAAGGAAGCCGTTCGCAATCTTCCTGTGAATCACACCAAAGAAGAGCGAGCTGCCGTCGTTAACGATGCGATTCAAAGCGTCAAAAAGTAGAAGCGTTTTTTTCCGctctttttttcaataaaactatTCCCGTAGAACGTGAAATGTTCTACTAATTAGAAAaccatttaataaatttcttaTTCTTATATGGTGTctggaaagaaatattaagCTATTTTGTTAATCGTGTTGGTTAGTCGGACTACAAAAAGGTTTCCAGagataatttaaacaaagcgaTTCTTTCACCaagtaaagtaaaattttcttcttcttctctgcgAGATAATCCCACGGTACGACTAATGAATCCAGCTTCCCATACCTTCCTTGGTTAATCTGCAGGATCTGCAGGAGTGCACAACTACTTCTATTTATCTTAGGAACGTCAACTGATAGCCGTATGTGCTCAAACAAAAGGTTATACaccaaaaaagaatagaagaattaatttccaataaaaatcttataaaagaaattgtcatcgcaaacatttcctttcgttGTTTAAAAAGTTGTGGAATGACGTATAGTTGAGATTGGGATTTATTAAGCCATCAACTGTTAACTGGGAATGTTTTGTTCGCAATCTCGTGTTGGGATTGAGCTATTCATATCACTTGCCCTGTTTTGCGGCCCACTCCGTCCAAGATCCCTTGTAGTTACGAGCGCTGAAaccaagtaaaaaaacaagtaaataTTCAATGTGCGTTATATTTCCATTCAAACAGAATATAATAGAACCAAAACCAAAGATAAAgctaccaaaaaaaccaaaagcaaaactaaagATGAATTCCAAAGCATCATGAACTACATGCGGCTTATGTAGAGATGCGATCGCGTGATCACTCTTCTTACAGTACGACTACATACTTGATAAAACCAAGACTCGAAGCAAGATCCGTCGCCTTTTGCGCTCGTCCACCCATCTTACAGTGAAATATCACTTCCGTGCTTGGGCCGGGCTTATCACGTCCAAACTTTGCCTTGAATGCTTCATTCGTGAGATTAAGTCCTTCCTCAAGCTGTggcactgcaaaaaaaaatataaaaacggGCAACGAGAAGGACAATGATGGATATATATCTACGTTTGATGATGGAGCGGAAATGGGTTTAAAGCATTGTAAGACACTGTGATACTAAATTCATATTCGATCACATCATTCTACTATCCCGTAAAGCATACAAGATGAGAAATTTGACGTAGCCCAAATGGTTGTTTGATCAACATCCTCAATGCTAGATGCTTTGTATTAGTTGCCCTCGAGCATATATTAGTATAAACTACAGCCCATGTAGAAGATGAACAGTGTTGGGCTTACTTTCGATAGCCAAGTTCCGCAATCGCTTCGAGAGCCATCTGACTTCGACGACCCGTGCGACAGGATAGAATAAGATAGTGATCCAAACCCGGTTTGGGCACACCGTACATTTGCGCAAACGCTTCCTCGGTAGTTTCGGGTCCGAACGCCTGTTTTACTTTATCCACTGATGTGCAAGCAGCAACGGTAGAATGTTATCATTAGTTTGTGATAAAGCCGGGACTGATTTCGCTTTTTTCACTAGCCACATGCACGGTACATATGGTCACCCAAAAAGCGAtgttacttttaatttttgcgaGATATAAGAACTTACGAGGAATGTTGATACTGGTGGGAATTTTGCCCGTCTCGGAAAGCTCGTCGGGATTGCGCACATCGATCAGCAGCTTCTCCGGATGATTGGGCAAATCTAGCACCTCTTCGTACGTAGCAATCGACATCGTGTTAACACGTCTGCAATTCGTTGCTGTTCGTTATCAACTGAAATGAATTTAAGCACAAAATCGACCCAGATGTTGGTGTGTTTAGTATTTTTAGCTAGGTGGCAGATAACGTCTTATCGACACTGCCAGataagattaattttaatttgtctCTTGCTGATAAAAACAGATATTTGgtatgatatttattttggGACTAATAATTAGCTACACGCTTGATGGTTATTTATGCAGAGAACagttcaaataatgtttattaAACGAGAAGGGATGTTCTACTTCACACTTTGTTCGCTTAACGAATTGTACTCGAAGTTTTGAGGTACAACGCAAAAAAACTGGTTTCTTCCGAGCTTCTGATTAAACTGGCAAGTCATGTTTGGCTGCGTATTCCATCCAAGATCCGACGTAATTCTTTACACTGCaggaaaacgaataaaaaacaaaaaaggaatagtGCAACATATTCTAAAAAAACGTTACAAAATCCAGATTCCCCATACTTACTTCTTGTAACCTAGTTGTTCCGCTTCCTGTGCCGCTTGTCCTGCACGCACTCCCGAGCGGCAGGTGAAGATGATCGGTTCATTGGTGGCAGGTTTCTTACGTCCATACTTCTTTTCGAATGCTTCCGGGCTGAGGTTTAGCTCAGTACGTATAGTTTTAActgaaaatagaataaaaaaaggttcttAAAAGCCCAGCGATAGTGATCGTACCGTCACTTTCATAATATGTCGCAGTTACTGTAAACCTTACGTGGAATGTTGATGCTGGTTGGTATTTGACCTGTAGCGGCCAATTCCGATGGTTCGCGCACATCAATCAGAAGCTTTTCGGGGTGGTTCGGTAGATCGTCGATGTCTGCAGTAGTGGCTACGAGTTGCGGTTCAATGCAGGCCGGCGCAAACCGATTTCCACCGCAATCGTTCGGGCTTGCTACTACCAAGAGCAGCACGGTACACagcgaaaacaacaaaacaatgttcCCCATCAGCGACATGCTTTCATGAAGAAGTATGCAATCGAAATGAATGCTGGCAGCAACCAAATAGTCTTCCAAAATGCGTGCTGGATTAAACCATCCAGACAGTGACGTAGAGCAAAAACCGGTTCTATCGGTTGGAAAACGCTAGGAGTATCATGCGACACACGAAGCTATGCTAAATAAACGCGCATATTCATCATGTCTGTCATTCCTTTCAAAATGTGAATCTCATGTGACAATATGATCAATAAGTTGTTTTACTTTGATTGAGGTCTGAGTCAGCACGCAGTTCTTATCATATCCGTTTATTTGCCCCCCACAGCATAACACTCTTACCGGTAGTGGCGAACGTTCGGAATTTGTCATTCATCGAACGGAAAAACACGCCTCGCTGTATTTCATCTTTACTTCCTGCTGATATATCGATGCTGTGGCACGTGCGGCTCGTTGAAATCAAGGAGCAATAACCTCTGCTTGAATAACGTCGAATGTGGAAGCCTACGCACCGCACTACAGCTGTTCCGGATAACATGTTTGTGCTTTTCGGTTTTAAATAAATGCagcaattgaaataaataccACGATTTGACTGGACATTTAACTAACACATGATAGGTGGTGAATCTTTCAGACCAGTGGCGTACTTACGTAATCGGAACCTTATTGAATTTAAGGTAATTAGGTAGATACGTTTGTTGCTCACACTTGTTGCtggtttggtttattttgtttgttcccgTTGCGCCGAAGCATATGCCAAACTTCAAACTGCAGCCATTTTGACAAATGTCATTTTGCGTCCCAGTGAAAATACTCTCCCAATGAAGATAgctgtggttttttgttcaattcttctttgtttcctttcgtCGAAGGCTGAATAGTGGGACCTAATTGGCATTCATTTGGACAACAAAATGCTTCACAACATATTTCGGTCAAAAATAGCTTCAACGTTCGAATTTCGcttcaatttgttttaatttttttttattaaattaaattgtccTGTTTTCAGATAGTTCTTGTTGATTTTACTCACTGTTGAATTACTTTTGAATATAATTATGGAATTTTATGTCgtgaagtaaacaaaaatgtgtgGCTCAACATGCGATCGTAACGCCACCAGCGGAGAATGCGCTAACCATCAATTCTTTTTAGATCAGCGGCAGAGAGTTTGTCGTTTTTCGATGCCGGAGTGAAAATCGTGTCTCTTTTGTGCTACGCAACGAACGTAAGTGTCGAAATAaggtgcaaaataataatcgaGCACAATAGAATGCGGGATTCGCGTAATACTATCGAGTTCGCATCGTACAAAGTGAACATTTCCCAGCACTTGCGCGAAAAGTAGGAAGCTTTCTCGGGCGCGCGATCATTTGTGCGATTGTGCGTAATAATATGGCAGCAACGTGCGCAGCATCGATCGAACAGTGAGGGAGCAAATCATCGTGATCgctttttaaatttgtaaaaagtgAACCAATTTTACGGATAAAGTTGTGCAAAAAGAGTGCTTTCGTACGTAGAAAACCCCCACCCGCCACACGTTTGGTACGAATGTGTGGGGTAAACGGGAGGATGCTGGTTAAGAAGGGCAGTGAGGGGTCGTAGTGTGCGGAGAAGCAGGTGGAGTAGCGCACGGTGCGAAGGGGTGCGAGGCACATTCCATTCATAGCAGCTCTTCTTCTTACTCGCTGTGTGTCTCCATCcgtctcgttctctctctcagTGTCTAATGTTTAAAGTTCATtccaacacgcacacacacacacagccagaCTCTGTCGTAAGAAGCTGCTGAAGTAGAGAAAACCTTCGGCGGATAAATCTAATCACCTGCGCAAAACATGTAAACatcaaattgaattaatttggGCAGAAGAGAACGATGGGCGATCAGCTTAGCAGCCATGTAGCTTCGAATTGCATCTAGTGCAGCGTGCAGTGTGTGTTCGACTTGGTGCGAAATAAAATTCCTTCACCCCGCATTCCATCAGTGTAATTCACCTCGTTTCTGTGGAATAGAGTCAAACCataaaaaagcacaccaaCACTACTGTCGTGGTAGAGGAACATTTGCACACGATTTTGCAAGGAATCTCTCGTGGCCAATTGCGATATACTCTTCAACAACGCACTACCACCATTGTCTTGGCGGTGTGTTTCGAAGTAAACCGCGCGCGCGGACCCACATGATGATGGCTGCATTCCATTCCGTATGTGTCATTATTATTACCTTCTTTTCGTCGCTTTACGTGAACGGGCAGAAAAGAAGGAACATTCAACATTCTTTCCAGGGTGCCCTTTAGTTGGACAATTGTATCGCGTATCGTACATTGTGCAACCATGTGCGTGTGTCTTAgctttgtgcttttgttttgaagaAGCAAGTAAGCTTAAACGAGTTAAGAGGATTTTGCCGGATTAACGACATTCCCTTTGCTCGCTTCATTCCATAGCTCACGGCAATGTTTCCTAACATGAAAGGACTAATGCAGATGCAccgtttatatttttgtttgtcgtttgttgttgtatttattATGCTGTGGAGCATATATCAAGACTGTGCAGCAAACATTGTCCGGTGTTAATTACTTTTCATGATCACCACGACAAATAAAAGGACTTATTGTAAAGAAGTTAGTGTAAATTATATTCGGCTACATCGATTACAAAAGCTGTGATCAGACAtt
The DNA window shown above is from Anopheles funestus chromosome 3RL, idAnoFuneDA-416_04, whole genome shotgun sequence and carries:
- the LOC125771498 gene encoding rhodanese domain-containing protein CG4456-like isoform X1 — protein: MSIATYEEVLDLPNHPEKLLIDVRNPDELSETGKIPTSINIPLDKVKQAFGPETTEEAFAQMYGVPKPGLDHYLILSCRTGRRSQMALEAIAELGYRNARNYKGSWTEWAAKQGK
- the LOC125771499 gene encoding rhodanese domain-containing protein CG4456-like translates to MPQLEEGLNLTNEAFKAKFGRDKPSPSTEVIFHCKMGGRAQKATDLASSLGFINARNYKGSWTEWTAKQGK
- the LOC125771498 gene encoding rhodanese domain-containing protein CG4456-like isoform X2, with amino-acid sequence MSIATYEEVLDLPNHPEKLLIDVRNPDELSETGKIPTSINIPLPQLEEGLNLTNEAFKAKFGRDKPGPSTEVIFHCKMGGRAQKATDLASSLGFINARNYKGSWTEWAAKQGK
- the LOC125771492 gene encoding rhodanese domain-containing protein CG4456-like, producing MLSGTAVVRCVGFHIRRYSSRGYCSLISTSRTCHSIDISAGSKDEIQRGVFFRSMNDKFRTFATTASPNDCGGNRFAPACIEPQLVATTADIDDLPNHPEKLLIDVREPSELAATGQIPTSINIPLKTIRTELNLSPEAFEKKYGRKKPATNEPIIFTCRSGVRAGQAAQEAEQLGYKNVKNYVGSWMEYAAKHDLPV